CCAGACGAACGAGAAGTCCTCCGTCCCGTCGACGGACGGGCCCTGCGTCCACGGGGCCTCGTACTCCTCGCCGTCGCGGGTGGTCGACATAAAGGAGTAGTCGAACTCGTCGGGCATCTCCTCTTCGGGGAAGGTGTTGGGGATGGGGAGGTGGTCGAAGGGGTCCTCGGGGTCGCCCAGCGTGTGCAGCGCCTTCAGCCACTGGTTCTGGTGCATCGCGTCGCGAGCGACCAGGTACGACAGCATGTCCTTCATCCCCGGGTCGTCGGTCATCTCCCAGAGCCGCGCCGCCAGCAGGCGACCGGTCGACTCGGCCATGACGTTGGCGTACATGTCCGCCGCGAGGTTGCCGCTGGCGACCACGTAGCTGGCGTCGAAGGGGTTGCCGTTCGCGTCGATCGGCATCGCGTTCATGCCCGCCGAGAGGTACTGCCGTGGCAGCATTCCGGACATCGCCGCGTTGACGGCCCCGTCCGAACTCATCTCTTCGCGCAACTCCGTGGGAGCGCCCTCGAGGTTCTTCGCGACGGCCGTCGCGAGCATCTCGATGTGGCCGATCTCCTCGACGGCAGTCTCCATGAGGAGCTTGCGGTACTCGGCGTGTTCGTCCGGGACGCCGAACGCCTGGAACATGTACTGCAGGCAGACGCGCATCTCGCCTTCGACGCCGCCGATGGCCTCCTGCAGCATCTTCGCGAACGCCGGGTCGGGTTCCTCTACTTCGACCGGGTACTGGAGTTTGTCGTCGTGGTAGAACACTGGAAGCCCTCCACCGGCCACTCGAAGGGTCTGTCAATAGGCGACTCCCTTTCGCCCGCAAGCCGCCGAAACCGCGCTCAGATGCCGCCTAGCAGCGAAAGCGATCAGGCCACGTCGATCTGCTCGGGGATGGAGTCGCGGACGATGGTGTCGCAGTAGGTGCAGCGGATGCCGTCGTCGAGCACGTCGAAGCGGGACTCGACGGGCTCGTCCTCGGTCGTGATGCAGTGGCGGTTCGGACAGGAGAGGACGCCGACGACTTCCGAGGGGCGCTCGACGCGGTGTTTCTTCACCACGTCGAAGTCCTGGACGATGTTGATCGTCGCGGCGGGGGCGATCAGCGACAGCACGTCCACCTCGTCCTGACTCAGCTCGCGGCCCTCGACCTTGACGATGTCCTTGCTGCCGAGGCGGTCGCTGGGGACGCGCATGCCGACGCTGACGGTCTCGCCGCTGTCGGCGTCGATGCCGAGGATGGCCAGCACGTTCAGCGCCTGGCCGGCGGTGATGTGGTCGACGACGGTGCCGTTGCGGATCTTGGAGACGCGGAGTTCGCGGTCGCTCATTCGTCACCTCCGAGGACGAGGTCCAGCAGCGCCATCCTGACGGGGACGCCGTTGTGGGCCTGCTGGAAGTAGTGGGCGTAGTCGGTGTCGTCGATCTCGTGGGCGATCTCGTCGACGCGCGGGAGCGGGTGCATGACCGTCAGGTCGTCGCGGGCCGCATCCAGCGTCTCGGTGTCGATCTGGTACTCGCCGGCGATCGCCCGGTACTCGCTCTCGTCGGGGAACCGCTCGGCCTGGATCCGGGTGACGTACAGCACGTCCAGCTCCGGCAGCACCGGGTCCAGCTCCGTGTGCTCGCGGATCGACGCGCCCTCCTCGTGGAGGTCGTAGCGGACGCTCCGGGGGAGCTTGAGGCTCTCCGGGCTGATGAAGTGCTGGTCGGCGTCGAAGTTCGTCAGCGCGTGGGCCAGCGAGTGGACCGTCCGCCCGTACTTCAGGTCGCCCATGATCCCGATCGTCAGGTCGTCGAAGCCCGCCGACTCGCGGATCGTGTACAGATCCAGCAGGGTCTGGGTGGGGTGTTGGCCCGCGCCGTCGCCGGCGTTGATCAGCGGCACGTCGACGAACTCGCTGGCCATCTGTGCCGACCCCTCGCTGGGGTGGCGAAGGACGAGCGCGTCGGCGTAGCCCTCGACCACCCGGACCGTGTCGGCGAGGCTCTCGCCCTTCTTGACGCTGGAGGA
The window above is part of the Halosimplex rubrum genome. Proteins encoded here:
- a CDS encoding manganese catalase family protein, yielding MFYHDDKLQYPVEVEEPDPAFAKMLQEAIGGVEGEMRVCLQYMFQAFGVPDEHAEYRKLLMETAVEEIGHIEMLATAVAKNLEGAPTELREEMSSDGAVNAAMSGMLPRQYLSAGMNAMPIDANGNPFDASYVVASGNLAADMYANVMAESTGRLLAARLWEMTDDPGMKDMLSYLVARDAMHQNQWLKALHTLGDPEDPFDHLPIPNTFPEEEMPDEFDYSFMSTTRDGEEYEAPWTQGPSVDGTEDFSFVWEGDMEGAMRDISAADPDTHNEVASDDD
- the pyrB gene encoding aspartate carbamoyltransferase gives rise to the protein MRHDHIISAKQLSRADIEAVLDRAAEVAADPESFADRHENALLGLCFFEPSTRTKMSFTAAIKRLGGDVVDMGTVESSSVKKGESLADTVRVVEGYADALVLRHPSEGSAQMASEFVDVPLINAGDGAGQHPTQTLLDLYTIRESAGFDDLTIGIMGDLKYGRTVHSLAHALTNFDADQHFISPESLKLPRSVRYDLHEEGASIREHTELDPVLPELDVLYVTRIQAERFPDESEYRAIAGEYQIDTETLDAARDDLTVMHPLPRVDEIAHEIDDTDYAHYFQQAHNGVPVRMALLDLVLGGDE
- the pyrI gene encoding aspartate carbamoyltransferase regulatory subunit; amino-acid sequence: MSDRELRVSKIRNGTVVDHITAGQALNVLAILGIDADSGETVSVGMRVPSDRLGSKDIVKVEGRELSQDEVDVLSLIAPAATINIVQDFDVVKKHRVERPSEVVGVLSCPNRHCITTEDEPVESRFDVLDDGIRCTYCDTIVRDSIPEQIDVA